The Agelaius phoeniceus isolate bAgePho1 chromosome Z, bAgePho1.hap1, whole genome shotgun sequence genomic interval GGAAGGTAATGGTGGTATCTTTTGGCAAGATTTAGAAAAACATGATGATTATCTAGACAGAAGACGCTGTTTACATTGTATTTGCTCCAATTTCTTTTAGAACAAATGCCCCCCAAACAAGCTATATACCTAGTGTTGTGTGTTTCCATGATTTTCTTTATGGGAGGCTGTGGCTTTTGTGCTGCAATATCTAAAAGAAGGACTTCTACCTATGAAAGTTGTTTTGCATCAGCTGGTCTTGTTAAGTGATGTAGGTAGCTTAGGAGAAGAGGTTAAAAGAAAGAGTATACCGTAAGACTATTAAGATTACTTCCAAAAGTCTTTAGAAGTAAATGAAGAGGGTAGTTTTAAACTCTTTGGATAGTTAAAGCTCTGGAGGAGAAGCAGTGTGAGCAGAGAGGTTAAGGCCTGTGAAAAGAACCAAACTAGTGGCTCTAACAGAGAAAGCAAAGCATAGTGAAAGCTTTGTCTGGGACCCAAACTTGCATTTCTCTCCAGAAatgaattttgaattttaaaagcaCTCAGAATTAAGAGACAATTCACAGGAGCCAGAAGTGTTAAAAACAGAGCTACAGTTGGCAATTTAAGTATTTACCAAAGTTGTTATGAACGCCTTTCTAGGAGTTCTTCAGTAGTAAAATCAAGGAACCTGATTATGGACACATACTTTTATATTTCACCAGCTCTAGGACTTTAAACATAATGTTATGGTTGATTTTCTCTCATGGAAAATCAAGGTGCAAAtcaagtttgggttttttctttttaagcaacTCACCTACCTTCTGACACCCACAATCCACTggttaaaaagtaaaattcttAAAGCTAATAGCAGTGTAGTTTGTGCCTCCTCTAAATAGTATTTATTGCTAACCATTTTGAGATTCTTAAACCACTGCTTATTTCGTATCagaaatggtttgggttttttttccactcagCTTGTGGGTAGGTTTCTTAAAAACCTTTTCACAGTTTGGAAGAAGtattaatttgttttctgcagGAATGCCAAGATGCTTTTCAGCACATAGTACAAAAGGCTCAGTGATAGTTCTTTTTCCTGTGTATTCTTAAACCATTACCACAATGGCTGAAATCCCCGAAGAAGAGATTACCTTAATGCAGAAGCAGTAGTGGTAAGTTCCTCCACTATACTGGTTGATAACTGTGCCTGCATTTTGTTTCAGGTTCTCCTTGATGAACTTTCATCCACTAAATATTGGGTATCCATGCATGTCTCGGACCATAGTGGATTTCATTACCGCCAGTTCTTGCTCAATTCCTTGATACGCAGAACGGTGACTGACAAAAACATACTGGTTCAAAAGCAAGTGGTTAATGAACAAAACCCTAGCCTtcagaaggaggaagagagtgCAGGGACAGAAGCTGCCTGTGCAGAGGAGCAAAGTGTGGATCTCCCTGGCTGTTTAGACGAAGAGATGGAACTCTGCAGTGAACTGATTGATAATTACCCAGGGCATGAAACCTTGTGGTGTCATAGGTAAGAGGACTTGATCAAAAGAGTTTCCTTCTGATTTGTGGATGATTCTTCACATGGTACTTCCAAAcaaattgttttggttttaggaAGTACCACTcaataaaagattttttaaaatactatgtattaaacatttggaaaatgttCAAGAGCATAATCAGAGCTGTTATGTGGGAAATTTGATTTGGCTTAAATATCTTGCGGTGTAAGCTCCACTTGTCCCTGTAATTTGTGCAAGAGACACAAGATGCTGGTAATGAGCCTCCTCACACTTTAAATGTTAAACAACACACAATGAACAAAATGTCAAGAGATGATTGGGTGCAGAAAATGTTTGCTTTACTAGCTGGGTGCAGGTTCCTGACTAGGTAACAGGAGATTTGCCAAAGATGGAGACCTTTCTAGTACAGTGTGCACAGAGAAGCAGATTTTGTGTCTGTGAGGAAAGTCTGGCGGGATAGCAAATGAATTGCAGTAGTTCAGTAGCAACAGGTTATTTTCAGTGCatgactttctttttttcttttcttcttttcttttcctttgaagaAGGTGTGTATTCTACCTTCAGCAGCACTTAAGCAACAAACTTCCTCTTGTGAATACATCTGTATCATCTGTGGACAGCAGTGATGAAAGTCTGAATAATTCCCACCACAGTCCTGCAACAAGTCACATGGCACAAGCTATGGATGTTGATGGTTTGAATGAATCCAGCAGCAAACAAGGTTATACCCAAGAAACAAAACGCCTGAAGCGTGCTCCTGTGCAGGACTCTCTTGGTCCAGAAATGGAATACCGGTTTGTTGATAAAGTATTATCAACTTGTAGGGATGTGGACCAAGCCAGGTTTGCTACTGCTTATAGAAAATGGTTAGTTACTTTTTTAGGTCAGTGAAGGAAACATTGGAAGCCTTCAGGGTTCTTCTCTTAGTGCAATATTCTCTTTTCAGACACAAATGCATGTCTTGGTTGCAAGTGTTAGCTAACTCTgtgtttctctctcttttgaCGGTCAGTCCTAAAGCTAAATTTCAGAGTAGACATCTGTCACTTTATTAAAGAACTGGCATATGTTTTTATTAAGCAAATGCAGTTTGTTACTTAATCTCTCAAAGAAATCACTCTTACCAGCTTCCTaccatgactttttttttaacttctgcaTTAAGGTGGACTCTGAATCATTTgactaaaaaaacaaaagaggtaaaagaaaaaaagtttgaaaTGCTTGCGAAACAGAGTGTCTGAAAAAAATGGGAGAATCTGTCACTATCAGCTAAACCTGCTCCCAGTTTGTTCCTGTATGGCATCATGCTAATACCTTATGGGATCCAGACTATGTTTGGTGagtgttattatttttatatagcaGTCTTTGGTAGAACACCAGAATATAGTGTTTCTTTCTGAAGGCTTCAGTAACAATTTTGGAGCTGTGAGACCTTTTACTGTTTTAaattggttttttgtttgcttattaATTGTCATGTTAGCTTCATAGGAAGGTCTATAAGGTTGAAATCTTGATAAGCAGATACAGGAAAATGTGGCAGAAAATAGTTCAAACACATGTTCAACCACAGCCAGAGCTGTATTTGGCTGTATTTGTGAATTGCTTTCTTAAAACAGACTATCTTCATTTCTTActtggtttttatttatttattttatctcaACAGTCCAGATTTAATCACATTTGATACACATTTCTGAATGTCCTTTTTACACTACAGATTCTCACCCTACCAAATCACACATTGGTAACTTGTATTTAATCAAGACCCAAAATCCAATATTGGATGGAGTAAAAAGTAGCTCTTCCAACTAATGATTGAGACTATAcagttgaaaaaaaaacagtgacaGCAAGGAGGGAGCTAACCTTTcccttatcttttttttttttttaagagcttcagtctttgttgttttgggcttttttttccatttttactcCTAAAGAAGAGCTCTACTCCAGCCATACATCTGTTTACATAACTGTAAATTTTAAGGGAATTCAAAATCAATTATGAATGGTGTATTTTGTCATTTCCTTAGAATTTGTCTGTACAAGGGATTTTTTACACTAGTAGAATTGTGCTGGTACACAGACCCAGGGAAAACATTCTACAACTTCTGTAGAAGTCCATACAATGGCAAAATTGCCTCTTTTAAAAGCAGACTATTCTCTGGGGGGATTAGATTTTCAAGTTCGTTTCCTTGCCATAATAGTTTTATTTATCTCCTGCCCCATATGCCTCTTGACAAAAAATTTCAAGATGCTGTTTCTGTtgggcagagagaaaaaatgagggaggaaaaaacacAGGTAGCCTGCTCAAAAGATGTCACTTTGAATAAAAAAAGCACTCAAAATGTGAAGTTCCTGCACTTCTAAGAAGTTTGATGAATGGCATTTACTCTTGCATTTCAATATGAAAACAGACCACCTCCAGTCTTTGAGAGTATGTTCATGATTCATTTCAGGCACAAAGTAgctaaaaattacatttctaaATGTACACTGTTCTGTTTACAGTACATAAATAAGACTGATCTAGGCTTGAGCATCTCCATATCAAAGCTTTGTTCCAGAGGGCATCCACACCTGCCTCTCTGTAGGTATGCATGTATTACATGCATACATTAGCTTTGAGGTGCTGTGGGATGCTCTGGTGGTTTGGTTGATGATTTTAGTTGCAGAAAACATAGCTGTTGTCTGAAGGAGGTGTGGGATTGGCTTGAGAGCACAGTTTTGTCATAAGATGTTGCCTCAATGATCACTGACAAATGGGTAGTTTCAAGTACAAACACGAGTCTGACCTTAGGAACTTAACTTGAGCAAGAGCTTTTACACATCCCAGGAGACCTGATGTTTAGCGAATATGGATGATGCATTAAAGTATGTGTGGAAGCCTGGGTCAGCTTGATTAACAGTATCCCAATAATGACTCATATGAGCCTGGAAAGTGTGAAATCAAGAGGGCAGTATATTAAAGATCAGGTTCTTAGTCTTACATTACTTAGTAATGTatttgtgtgttctgtttacCCTGGCAAAATTTTCTTGTTTATGAGAAAAATATTAGTGATAGGAGCAATCTTGGAAGTTGGAGCATGATGAGAAACATTCCTTGAACTGTGGAGGGAAGAGATTCTCTCTTCTTGTACTGGAAAGACTGAGGCTTTCAGAACAAAATACTAATGTTGGAATCTGACTTGAAATTCATTATATAGTTTTTCCAGACTATAATCTGGAGTCTTAGTTAGCATTCTCAGAGCTGTACTGTGGAAGTTCTGTGTTTTTGAACTTGACATCATAAACATTTAAGCAGATGCCCTCCTATACATGTGTATAGTTCCTGTTCATGTCAGCACAAGTGATGCATTCTTGTAGGATGACAAGATTTGGTCCTATGTAACTGAATAGAGTTACATTGAATTTTAGTACTTGGAAGAATGTTCTGAGAACTCTGATTAGAGATGGTGCTGATATTCTTACTGCTTTTGTAAAACACTGATGGCTGTAGCATGATTCATAAGTGTGGGTTTTTAAAGTCTGCACCTCATGGAAATACTCCCCTGcactctttttctttaaatccaGTTAGAATAGTTACATTTAGAAATGTTTGCAGACCTGAAAACTTAATAGTGAAATTGAAACAAGTCATATCTTTCTGTTTGAAGGAATTGCAAACAGTAAGTTGTTAATTTTGagctttaattttttaacagtaacaatataaattatattaagaaaaataatatctAAATTGCTTCAAACTATCAATGTCCTGAAGCCTCATGCACGAAACTATTTAAGAGGTACTTCTAACATACTGCATTAAGCTCAAACTGATGTGAAGTTGTGGAACTATGACCTTTGCAGTATACCTGTCTAACCACTTGGTGTTACTGCGGAGTCCCCTTTGGGCACTACTTGAAAAATAGAAAGTGGCTTTTGGCCATTGGTAGTTAATGTACTGAGCATGGCTACTTTACATAAGGCATTTCAGCTGTTTTGTGTTTCAGAGATCAGAGACTAATAATTTAGTCAGTGAacattcctgcagggaaaatgTCCAGCAGAAACTGCAGAATTCAAAGCTCTCACTCTCTGAAATTTCTTCAAATATAAAATCAAACCTAGTCCATCTTTAAACATCTTAGTGTAAAGTTCAGCATCTTTCCTAATTTGTCTTTTGCTGTAGTATGTGTCATTTTAATTGATTCTTTTGTTCACTGGATTAGTCTTTGTAGAAATTCGTTTGTACTAGAAACAAAGGGTTTTGAGGAACAAATGTAATTTGAAATGACAGAATTTGGAATAGAAGGAACCACATTTTAAAGTGGTAAATTCTCAGCTGCTAAATACAGTAACTGTTATTTCACTGGCATTTTGTTTGTCTTGTGTGTTACAGTCACTGGAGAAACATGCAGCATTAAATACAGCTACAATAACAAACTTGTATGAAGTCATTGGAACGCATTGTTATAGCTGCTCTGATTGATAATGTACTCATGTCTGCATATTTGTGTTTATTGACTGCTTACATATTCTTTATACAACAAAATCCATGTGTTATTTAAATAGGGGATAAATAACTTGTCAGTTTATACTATTTGATTAATTACCTTGTATGTAATTTGCTTTAAGACAAATAAGCAAAGTGATAATATAGTGAGAAAGCTTAGATTTTTGTCTTATAATGAAAATTTCTGGCATTTCCAGTTTTATTCTAGTGCTGCTTAATTAGAATGTGTTGTTAGACTTTGTGGATGGGAGTGATTTTTTTGCTAAGTAGATAgttaatgaatttttaaaacagtACTGTATAATATTGATGAACAGAAAGAAGGGGTTTTGGAAAAGTTTGTCTGCATAAACAGATTCAAAAAGCATACTTTTTTCAAGAACATATACACTGAGCAAAATGTGAGTACCAGAGAATAATTTAGATTGTGAATCTTCAGAGATTTGATGATTAAATTTTTGGACAAGTTGTTTGcttagttttgttttgccttCTGTAAGGGAAGAgtgctttttgggttttttttaaaatcaagtaGGAGGTGAACCATTGCACTTacaaaatggggagaaaaacccACAACTGCTGAATTGTATCTCATAGAGCAGTTTT includes:
- the PTAR1 gene encoding protein prenyltransferase alpha subunit repeat-containing protein 1 isoform X1, with amino-acid sequence MAESPEEVAVLVQRVVKDIRNAFQRNPHIDEIGLIPCPEARYNRSPIVLVENKLGVESWCVKFLLPYVHNKLLLYRQRKQWLNKDELIDITCTLLLLNPDFTTAWNVRKELILSGTLNPLKDLHLGKLALTKFPKSPETWIHRRWVLQQLIQENSLPSHATKGNLGAAPVERIHRLVQEEMNVCSEAAGRYPSNYNAWSHRIWVLQHLAKLTVKVLLDELSSTKYWVSMHVSDHSGFHYRQFLLNSLIRRTVTDKNILVQKQVVNEQNPSLQKEEESAGTEAACAEEQSVDLPGCLDEEMELCSELIDNYPGHETLWCHRRCVFYLQQHLSNKLPLVNTSVSSVDSSDESLNNSHHSPATSHMAQAMDVDGLNESSSKQGYTQETKRLKRAPVQDSLGPEMEYRFVDKVLSTCRDVDQARFATAYRKWLVTFLGQ
- the PTAR1 gene encoding protein prenyltransferase alpha subunit repeat-containing protein 1 isoform X2, producing MAESPEEVAVLVQRVVKDIRNAFQRNPHIDEIGLIPCPEARYNRSPIVLVENKLGVESWCVKFLLPYVHNKLLLYRQRKQWLNKDELIDITCTLLLLNPDFTTAWNVRKELILSGTLNPLKDLHLGKLALTKFPKSPETWIHRRWVLQQLIQENSLPSHATKGNLGAAPVERIHRLVQEEMNVCSEAAGRYPSNYNAWSHRIWVLQHLAKLTVKVLLDELSSTKYWVSMHVSDHSGFHYRQFLLNSLIRRTVTDKNILVQKQVVNEQNPSLQKEEESAGTEAACAEEQSVDLPGCLDEEMELCSELIDNYPGHETLWCHRCVFYLQQHLSNKLPLVNTSVSSVDSSDESLNNSHHSPATSHMAQAMDVDGLNESSSKQGYTQETKRLKRAPVQDSLGPEMEYRFVDKVLSTCRDVDQARFATAYRKWLVTFLGQ